The DNA region TTCTGCCCCAGTGCCAACCCCTTCATCCCCGTCATCGTCAAGAGAAGCACCGACAGAAGAAGGGCCAGTCTCCGATTGTCGCGAACCGTTTCCGGATCAAGCCGGCGAACGGTGAGGTGAAGAATCACCAGAAGCAGGGTGACGAACAGGGCCAGCCCGGCCATCATTGTTCCCTTGTTCCGGCTCTTGACCAAGCCGATCAGTTCGAGTTGCCGGATCTGCCGCTTGGTGACGGGTTCTCCTTCAGCCACGATCACCTGTCCTTCCCGAATGAGGACGGGATCCACGGTTTCCTTGGCTTTTGTCCGCTTCTTTTCCGTCTTCTCCGCGTCGTAATGCGCATTGACGGTCAGCATCTCCCGAACCAGTTCCCTCACCACGGAGCGGGAAACCTGATCCGGGGCATCCCTGTCAAGCAGGGAAGAAAGAAGCAGGCGATCCACCTGCTTTTTGGCCTCTTCCAGTTCCGATTTTCGAATGCCCTTCTCCATCAATTCCTGGATGATGTCCCTGGAATCTTTCCTCATCCGCTCCAACCGGTCGGGAGCGGTTTTCGCCAGCGTGGCATACAGCGAAGCGGAAAACACCTGGCCGGTCGTCTCATCGACCGCCTGACGGATCAACGCGATTTTTTCCTGTTCGGTGACAGGTTGGCGAACGATTTGAGCCACCCTGGAAAAGAGCTCATCCACCCTTGCCACGGTCCGGGACGTCAATACCTGGTCGACGGTGTATTCCTCGGGAACATTCCGCGCGGCCTCTTCCCGTGCCTGTTCGGTGGCCACCGGATCCAGCTTGGTCACGGGCGAAACCACCGTCACGGGACTGAGCGCCCCCTCCCGGATCTCGAAGGGTTCGGGAAGAAGGTGATAAAAAAGCAATAAACAGAACGCGATCCCGAAGATCGCGTAAAGGGCGAGTCCGGCGCGGGAATCCGTCTTCCAGTCAAAGCCCCGCGAACGCTTCTGCGATTTGCGGGTGAACGGATGTTTTTTCGTCATGTCCGACCCCGGCTCCTTATGATTCATGTTGTTCATAAGCGTCAATGATCTTCTGGACAAGCGTGTGACGTACCACGTCTTCCTGTCCGAGATACACAAAGCGGATTTCGGGGATGTCCTTCAAAATTTTTTCCGCTTCCTTCAATCCCGACTTTTTCCCTTTCGGCAAATCCACCTGGGTCACGTCACCGGTGATGACCATTTTGGAACCGAATCCGAGACGGGTCAGAAACATCTTCATCTGCTCCGGCGTCGTGTTCTGGGCCTCATCCAGAATGACGAACGAATCCTCCAGGGTGCGGCCGCGCATGTAGGCAAGCGGGGCCACTTCGATCTGTCCGCGTTCCATCATCTTGGCGACCTGTTCAGGTCCCAACATCGTATACAGACCGTCGTACAAAGGCCTCAGATACGGATCCACCTTCTCCTGCAGGTCTCCCGGCAGAAAGCCCAGATTCTCCCCGGCTTCCACCGCGGGACGGGTCAGGACGATCCGCTTGACACTGTGGGCTTTCAGCGCCGAAACCGCCATCACCACAGCCAGAAACGTTTTCCCCGTTCCGGCGGGCCCCACACCGAATACGATGTCCGATTTGCGAATGGCGGTGATGTAGTGCCGTTGCCCCAAAGTTTGGGCCTTCACCGTCTTGCCTTTCTGAGTGACTCCCACTTCTTCCCTGTAGAGGTCCAGCAATTCGCGGGCCTGTCCCCGTCTGGCCAACCGATGGGCATACAGGACGTCCCGCTCCGTCACTTCCGTTCCTCTGCGAATCAGGGAGATCAGAACTTCGAACAGCTCATCCAGCACCTTCAATTCTTCCTCGGGACCGGTGACCGTGATCTCTTCGCCCCGGGACAGAATTTTGGCAGTGGTGGAGGCCTCGATTTTTTTCAGGAATGCGTCATGCGGCCCAAAAAGGCTGAGCGCTTCGCCCGCGTCCCGCAGCCGGATTTTGATCATCTGTTCCTGATTGTGCAATGGCTCATTCTCCTTGCAGAATCGGTTGTGGAATGGCGATGTTCTCAATCGCGTCAAAGTGTACTTTCAAATAAACTTTACCATTCTCCACACGGCGGTGCAAAACTTTTTCCCCCAAAATTCTCCCATCCGCGCCCAGTTTTTCCGCAAGTTCAAGACGGGCGATCGCCATTCCCGCTCCCGCTGCTTCCTGTTCGCTCAGCGTTTCCTCCGTCCACTCGGTTTCCAGCAATTCCTCCTTCACCCAACCGATCGGCAGCTCCAGTCCGGCCACTTTCAGCCGTCTCACCCGTGCCACCGTCTCATGACTTGAGAACGGCGGCGGTTCGACAAACGGATGTCGGATGGCCCGCCCGAACAAATAGGGAATTTCCCGGACATGTCTGTTGCCGGTGTAAACTTTCCGTTTCCGCGTGAGAGGGGCGGTCACTTCGGAGACATACCAAACTTCTCCCAACACTTTTCCGCTTGCCCCCGCAATTTTCCCTTCCTGTCCGGGAAGCCCGTATATTCCCGAAACGATCACCTGACCTTTTCGCACCTGGTCTCCCACTTGCACCAACGGATTTCCCCGTTCCACACGCATGTCCCTGATGAGTGCGTCCTTCCGCGCCACCAGATGAACGGGGCCCTTGTGTTCAAACTCGGTTTGCGGCGGTTCAACCGGTTTTTTCTCAACCACCGTCACCACCACCCGGGTGCCTTCCACGCGAATGCCGATCCATGATGCCTGCGGGAGTTTCATCATCAATCGGTGACGGACGATTTCCGGATCGGGCATGCGGACTTTCCAGCCTCCCTCGAAGATCCCTTCCTGCCGGAGCAGAGCTTTCACCTGAGCGGCCGGAATTCGTTCCGTTCCTTCGACCCGGACATTCCAGACAAATGAGGACAGGGTCACCAACAGGCCCAAAAACAGGAGAAACCCGAATGCAAACGTTTTGCGTCTTTTGATCCTCCGCACGAAGAAGGGCCATCCGCTGCCGGAAGAGATGTTCACCCGATACCCGGCTTTTCTCGCCAAGCGAATGAAACGCAAAACATCGGGCAACGGAACCGTCAGACGAACTCCGTGCACGTCCACTTCGGAGACG from Staphylospora marina includes:
- a CDS encoding PhoH family protein — encoded protein: MHNQEQMIKIRLRDAGEALSLFGPHDAFLKKIEASTTAKILSRGEEITVTGPEEELKVLDELFEVLISLIRRGTEVTERDVLYAHRLARRGQARELLDLYREEVGVTQKGKTVKAQTLGQRHYITAIRKSDIVFGVGPAGTGKTFLAVVMAVSALKAHSVKRIVLTRPAVEAGENLGFLPGDLQEKVDPYLRPLYDGLYTMLGPEQVAKMMERGQIEVAPLAYMRGRTLEDSFVILDEAQNTTPEQMKMFLTRLGFGSKMVITGDVTQVDLPKGKKSGLKEAEKILKDIPEIRFVYLGQEDVVRHTLVQKIIDAYEQHES
- the yqfD gene encoding sporulation protein YqfD — encoded protein: MATDMFPKWLRGKVVLLCRGPDFPALINRAVEEQIVLEDVSEVDVHGVRLTVPLPDVLRFIRLARKAGYRVNISSGSGWPFFVRRIKRRKTFAFGFLLFLGLLVTLSSFVWNVRVEGTERIPAAQVKALLRQEGIFEGGWKVRMPDPEIVRHRLMMKLPQASWIGIRVEGTRVVVTVVEKKPVEPPQTEFEHKGPVHLVARKDALIRDMRVERGNPLVQVGDQVRKGQVIVSGIYGLPGQEGKIAGASGKVLGEVWYVSEVTAPLTRKRKVYTGNRHVREIPYLFGRAIRHPFVEPPPFSSHETVARVRRLKVAGLELPIGWVKEELLETEWTEETLSEQEAAGAGMAIARLELAEKLGADGRILGEKVLHRRVENGKVYLKVHFDAIENIAIPQPILQGE